Genomic segment of Drosophila ananassae strain 14024-0371.13 chromosome 2L, ASM1763931v2, whole genome shotgun sequence:
ATTATTGGCGCTGGCTAGGTAGGCGCCTATTTTTGGGGCACTGACACACTCTTTGAATTCCACAGATAAAGTACACTGACCCATAAAATAGGTCAATAATATGATGGCTAACCATCTTAAAGTAGTATCCATTTTGAGGCACCCGTTACGCTGCGATCACATCTCAAGACTGAACTCAAGGTTCGGGTGTCgttgaatatttttgcatGTGCTTTGATATGATAAAGAGATGACATGTTTCAGCATCGATTATTGTGTGGTTATCGTATTCTAGATACGGTTAATGAGTTTCTGAATTACGTAAACGCCCCGCCGCGCCGAGAGTCCGGATTCATGCGGTATGCCGACAATTTGCGATTTCGTAGCCTACTTCGCAGCAGCGCCGGCCGCAGATTTAATGACCAGGCCACACCACAGCACAATTCTCGGATGGATTCAGTTCAACGCGCTCGGCGCTcagtaaaaattgaaaatgtacTCAATACGCAATTAAGTGTCGCCACTTCCGCCGGGACAAACGGCAGCCATCGATACACAAAAATATACGTATATGTGTGCGCACAATCATGGCCATTCATCGCCCTCATCATGGAAATGGACAGGGACATTGGTCGTGGCTTGTCGGAGTTAAACGATAGCCATCGATTTAATTTTCGATGAGATATTCATAACTTGCAATTAGGTTTGGCGGCTCTGCCTCACTTTTCCAGCAATTTCGCTCTGTGTCCGATTAATGAAGAATTACCACGGCAAATGGCAGGGATTTCTCCGACATATACTGGTCCATCTGTCGCATTAACATTATATTCAGCACTGTCATCGGCATGGCGcagtgaaaattaaaatttaattaattgttaaTTAAACGCAGCCGAGTGCCAGTTGTCCCAGCAGCTTATGTGGCATATTTTTCGGCTTTCGACAACAGGTTATATCGGATTGAATATCTTTTTATGTGTTTATCTTCAGATGCTTTGCGAcccacaaaaatacaaaaaaaaagacaataatgaagcgaaaacaaaacagaaaaaaacgaCCCCATATGGTGATGACGACGAGTCAAGTGATTAAGTGCACGCTGAAATCTTCAAATGCAACATGTGCATCAGCCCCCGGAGAAAATTCTAATTACAATTATGGAACCGAAGACCCCCAGCACCTGCACTCACTTCAATGCGCAGGCGCAGCGGCATCGGCGGCATCGCTCGATAAAAATAGCCCACTAATTATTTGTGCGCTAGGGTTACAGTTCCTctcataaaaaacaaacaaactccACTGTCGGCTTTTGGTTTTATGGATATTTTGTGCCCCCGCGAAGTTTTTCAATACGACTGTTCCTTCTACTTGAATATTTATCCACAACTTGTCAATTGGGGGGGTGTTGGCCCCTTTGCCTACGGACTGCGATTATGATCTCCGCATCCCTCATGGTGCTCCTGGGCCTCCGAATCGATTATCCGCCGTAGCTCCAGGAGCACTCGTTCCGTGCGCTCTTCCAGCCGATCCAAGGCCCCATTGAGGGCATCCAAATTGGAGTTGACACTGTCTATCAGACGCTCCGAGTTGTTGGTCAGCGTCATTAAATCCTCGAAGTTGCCAGCCGGTTGACCTGCATCCGCTGTGACCCGAGCCATCTCCAACTGCATCTGCACTGGCCTCTGCTCCTCGGTGCGTTCCATTAGAGACCTCAAGGCAGGCAAATGGATTTCGGAttaacttaaattttaaatgtcGAGTATTCAAAGGCCTTTCAGCGCTGACACATATCTACGGGGTCCTTTGTGAGTATATAAAGAAAACTTTGCTCAATTTTATTCATTGTttagtaaaaaattaatttaatttaatttactcTCGTTGACTTTTACGGAAATTCCCCCGGTCATTTTGACTTTTAATGAAATGTGAGAGTAAAAGGTCTCGGGGTATATTGGTTGATAACTAGCctttaatgaaatattaaaatatcacATTTagttttacattttatttataaaccgTATTATTTTACGTGACATACATATATCCTGAAAGTCCTGAATCAATGTAATTTACTAAATTATGCACCTAAGTAAGtttaaaatacataaaatgtATTTGCCTATTAAAGGGTACTCCAGTTTCCTTTTGCCACAAATGAAAacctttgtttatttttccctTGTTTGTTGTGGGCTAGCTCCTACAAAAAGCATCTCTCGTTCATTTCATTAAATCCATTTACAAAATGGCTTTGTCCATTATTTATACGTATCAATTATAAATTGAGCGCTGCTCCTGCAATATTCATATTCACTTGTCAAAATGTCAACTCAAAATAGaatatttatgcatttttatgTGTGCGTATCGGTCCATGATTTGTTTGTGTTATGCTCTTTCATTTCAAGAACTCTATGTATATCGGcataaaaaccaaataaaaaaaaaaacaaaaacaaaaaaactaaaaacgtGAAAAGGGGAAAATGACAATTCGGTTTATAAATACACGGCGGCAACCGAagtttaaatcaatttttttggcCCCATACTGCGGTGGTCGCGTTTCGTTTTTGGGGTGTGAGGCAACTGAGTGAAGCGAGCTCCTCCTATTTAGCTTGCCACAAAACAAGGTGcctcaatttatttttaattgaaggCAAATTAAGGCAATCGCCGAGCTGATAGGATGAAGTTGGCTTTTGCGGTTGTCCGACGATGTGGTCTCTTCCTGTTAATAACTGGAAAAGACTACGCCTGTCAAGTCGCAGTTTTTCCTATTGCATGTGCATTTTCAACTTAATGAAGTTTTGTTGCAAGTGACTGGCAGCAAGAATGTGTCAGGCGAGTGCCACAGAAAACACATGACAATGTCCGGAGTGAACATCCTGCCACAGACACAAGCCATTAACCAACCTGAGTCAGGCCAAGAAGGCCTGTCGTAGGCAGCTTTCTTTTTGGTTGGCTAAAATCGGTTATTATTCTCATTAAGCTGGCTTTTGTTGCCAGAACTCGGCTTGGACATGCCAAGTTTGCAAAGGACATGCGTTGCAAATTCATTTTTCTTACCAACATTCTGCAGTTTGGTTGCAGGTCTAGTTGTTTGCTTGGCTTTTCAGAGATTTGGTTGGATCTGCTTGTGAAATTATCATCGGTTTGGTTATTGAATTTCATGCTCGAGTCTCACAGCGTCTCCACTAGTTCACAACCACAAACTTGTTGCCATGGTTTTCATAACCTTTTTACAAGCACATTTTCAATGcattttggtttctggttgTCGTCATTAGTTGAAAGCGAACAGCTTGCCTCGTTTGTTTGCCGAAAGTTGTCGGAGGCATTGTTGTATCTGCTCCTGTTGTTGCATTGTCATCAAGCTGATCCTGATGCTGTTGCATTTGCTTTTTACATTGTTTCGCCTAAATAGAGACTCAAAATTTATGTGTGTGACCTGTTTACATAGACATGGGATGAACCACAGGGCTGCAGTGGTAGAGGTGGTAGTGGTACAGTGTCGGTCATTGTGTATACGCCACGTTGACAGTTGAGTGAGTTGGGGGAGAAAATACTGATGCTGGCTGCGAGGGAGGTGCCCACTATACTCCACTGCCTTTGAGAAAGTCCCATTACAAAGTGCCTTCTATGTGCggagcgtatcctgcccgAAGGACTCAGGGACACGATTGCTCAGGCAGTACATGTGCGCCTCGCTTCGTTGGCTGTTATTGTTTTCCAACTTTTCACTTTGGTTATGAAATGTCCAGCGCTGCAGTCACTTGCACGTTTGGCTCTATATCGTCCTTGCCCGTGCTGTTGACCACAGAGGACAACGGGAACTTTTTGACCATGCTAAGCTGCCATGTTTGTGTTCCTTCCAGGGTGCACTGGCAGAAAAACCTTTTAGCGACTAGAATGGTTGGCCAAATAATATTAAGGCCTTGAATATCATATccctataaaaaaaatctaagtttgtttgaaatattaaataaaaattatccTTAAACTTCATCTTACTTTCATTGCAGTGCAAGGATGTGTTTGTTTGAGTATGCTGTTGTGCTTATATCCTGCGGCTTAAGCATTTGTTGTTTTACAACGTTTCAGTCTGTTTGCCAAGTAAATAAAAGCTGTTAACTAGTTTTTGCACACCAAGACGAAAATCGGTAGGGGTAGGGGGCTTTGCAACACGTGCTGGACAATTTTTTGCTCCACTTGGCCTCTTCTAAATGCTTTTGTGCGTAGCACTCGTGTATGAGCAATTATTTAATGCTGCCGCCTGTTCGTCCTTTTGTCATTGTTGTCTTTGGGCCGTAGTGTTGCCGCTTTACCGGCTCCTGTTTGACTGCCATTGTCTATGCGTCGTCCAAGTCAGTTGCAGCCGTCTTGTCGGCTGCCCCTTTTGTGTCTCTCATTTATTTGTGTTTATCCTTTCGCTTTTAATTGCGGCTCCGTCCTGCTTCATCCTCCTCGTGCCTCCCTTCCCCGCCCCTTTGTGTAATTACAAGTGTTTGTTGTGTAAATAATAGCGTTAGCTGCCTGAGCCGAGGACCATCGTTGACGCATCGTTTGCATGCTCAGTTAATGCCGTGCATCAGGGTTCCTGCCATTGTCCTGCCTTGCCCCATGCTGCTCGCCTTATCCCTGTCCCTGTATCTGTGCTTCGTTTCTGTGTGCAAATGTATCTGTCTGTGGCATGGAAAATTAATTACGAGAATTAAGCAGCGCAACGCCCGATCTGTCGCATTGGCACAGGTGTTGGCTGGTCGACGTAACGTATTTTCCTTAGATAATTCCCATAGAACTCGGCAGCCATGTGCTGCACCTTGAACCCGAAGTCAAACACAAGTCATTAATGCACAGAACAAAATCGGGTTTTcccaaaaaatacatttatttctctattcaatatttaaaaagtgaaTTCCACAATTAatcattttgtttttcaaagtactaAAATATACAATGCAATAATTACCTTtccctttattttttagtgGACCAATTGCACTATTCTAGAGGATGTGGAATTAATTCATTCCCTTTGAGGCACTTCCATGTGGTGCCCATTAGCccagtgccacgccccctatgAGCAGCAAATGCCAGCGAACCATGCGAGGCCAAAAATTTCCATTTCGTTGCTTGAACCGTGCATAAATATGTCAATAAGGATTATTCCATCCCCAGCGGTAGTAAAATCTTGGGGAGCCATAAAAAAAGGGGCTTATTCAGGATCACTGCCTGGGCATTGAAGATGTTGGAAAACCTCATCTAAATAAATAGCTAGCAACGGGAGCACGCAATGCAATTTGATTATCCTGGCAACCTGCCGCATCCGTTCTCCGACTGTTAAATTATGACATGCAACTGTCAGTGCGGGTTCAAGTGGTTTTCGGATGGGTAAGGATATGGCTATGGATGTGGATGCTCCAGGCAGGCGTGAGAAACTGTTATCCTGGCACCTAAACAAACACATCCCTGGCTGGTGGATGCAGTAGCTGCCAGTGTCCTGACGGGTGTCGGATTGCAGAATATGTTCGATTCTTGAGACACTCTTGCGTATAACACGACCGGctaatttatttactttgccgactcgGTGTACTTGTTGCATCCACATTGTAAACTGAAACATGTGTTCAAGGATCATAATCGAAATGGCCTGTTATCCTGGGCTGTCTCATTAAATCCTATGCtggttgctgctgttgttgttactgctccttctgctgctgctgctgctgcggtaGCACTTCAGATTGGTGTTGACAGTCGTGTTGAGAAATTGCCTCAGTCCCCCGCCTCTGTTTCCCCTTTACGTTTTTACAAGAGTCCTAAGCTCTGAGTGCTCGACACGCTAATGtgaaatattagaaaaataatggaaaaaatgaagaagCCATCGAGATTAACGTGTTTGAGCTCTCAAACCCCTTTCCACTCTTTTCACTTTCCTTTGCCAGCTGCAGCATAGCATCGCCTCTGTTCCCCTCAATCTCGTGTCTGTCTATGGTTGATCCTTTGCCGTGGGAAACTCTGGAGCTCAGGTTTAACCAGCACTAATCCTTTACCTTAAGcactttttacatttttccggTGTGGGTGGATAGTACTGCGCACTATCAGTGTTGTTGGCTTGGCTGTTTTTTAGAGTAAATACAGACACTTATGACTAAGCTAGAACCTAACCCAAATATAGTATAATAAAGTGAACTAAGTACCTCATATTAtattgtattttaatttaaatagttGATAGTGACATATTTATTGTTGTATATAAAGCTCTAAAGCCAGATTTATATGAATAATCAATGACAGCTCGTTAAGTCTTATACTATATAATCTAAAGGTTATTCcactttgaaaataaattCCTAGAGGTTTTCACTCTAATCTATTAACTTTCATGCGATGTCGACAAAAAATAGTAGTTGACTACTTGATTCTTGCCATTTGTAGCTGTATTATCATCCCCTAATTATGAGTTTTCCTGCTTGAATATAATTTCCAACAGCAGTTAGGAGACCTGGGTGACTCGATTAGCCACCAGCACTTTTAAAGGTCACTTGAGCTTGAGTGCTGTTGAGGCAGTGTTGAGTGGCTCGGAGACTGTGACAATTAAAAGGGTCACCATGGCATGCATCTCCTTAGCTTGTGACACCGACAAAGAGGGTTGGGGCACCCGGATTCCGAGAGCTCTCCGTGCCTTAAAATTCCCAGACGCCTGCCACATAAATCATCAAAGCTCAATAGCCAAAAAAAAGCCGCATGCAAAGCAACACCACGTGCATGAAGTGTGACCCGATTTCGgtaaaatttcttaaataaattcaaaattgcATCACGTGCAGCTGAAAAGGAAAATGCAGATAAAATGATAAAAACAACAAGTGAGGTTCGTAATTGCGCCAAAAAATGTGCAGATGCAGATAAAAAGCGTTGCATATGTGGAGCCAAGAAGCTTAGGTGGCAGaggcacagaaaaaaaatcttcCAAAAAAGTTGAgtgtttatttaataatttaaaagatttttattatattaaaacatatttttaattaattattatatcaCTCTACTTGAGTTTTAATATCTTTATCTCTTAATTGTACTTTCATGTGTAGGGTCGCTTTCATTTGCCGCAAAGTGAGCTCGGAGTAAACCTTGTATGTAATGCAGGCAGCGATCGACACATGCCCTCGAGTGCGTCAAGTGCAATAAATTGAAACGCAACCAAAGTGTCCCCGGTGAAGGGCTATGGGGCTGTCGGAAGGCACAAGCACCTTGGCCGATCTAAAACTCTATTAAAATGCCATTGCCAGGGTGAGAACGAGGGAAGAAAGCAGTGTAAGCTGTAGGTCATTTATAGATTCTTCCCAACCGACTCATTAATACTCTAacaatattttacaataaaCAGAAATAACATttcaaataattaataaaaataatggtTTGAAAATACGaattcttatttatttaatttttaatcttATAACGTACAAGCTTCATCCTCTAGTCTAACGTCTTAATTGAGGAAAAGAAACTGAATATgaaatatacatttttcacGATTCTCGTTTTTGTCTCTCGCTCTGTTATTTTTAACTAAAACCACAGCCGGCACAGCTCcatctatattttttgtttaccccTAGCCCCCCGATACATGAAATTATCCTTTGGCTGCCTCTATTTTCCATTCCTATATGCTCGTATATGtgctacattttttttctcgtttATGGGAATCCACTTTATTGTCAGAAAATCATTTTTTCGTTGGCATCTCTTGATGTTTTTTTGTGTCTTTTTTATTGAGCTCCAGCTCTGAAtatttgtatgtatatatgccGGGGTATATGTACTTTTCATGTACCTTAGTGGCTGTTGTACAATTGTAGTCTCTTCGCTGGTTTTTGTAGTTCACAAaaaattgcttttatttattactaaTGGGCTGGCTCGGGTTGAGCGCGTTGTTATTGGAAGTgatgttgttatttttgtagATTCTGCTGCTGTGCATATTGAACATTACTTACCGCAACCGAGTTCAGGACTGGGACCGGAATGGGGACCGAGGGCTTGTCTCATCTGTGCAGGAGGTGACTTTTCTATTTGTTTGTCGCGGTTGCTTTTGTTTCAGGTTGTCATTTCGGAGTTAATGAATAAATGCCTATAAAGACACGGCTAATTGCCGAGCTCAGTTAACCGGGTCAGTGCGGAATGACTTCAAATTCATTGCGATCTTGTCGGAAAGCCAGTTTTGCTGATAGCTTGCATTCAGTCGCGACTTTAGTTTGGCGATCAAAGCGCTTTCGTAACTCTCGCGACTCGGACGTTTCTTATAACGGCGGAAGGGAACATGTCGGAAGCGGTACGAGATGCTCTGGTGAAGCTGCAAGCTCAGCTCGCTTTAATTGGCCTAGTGGCTCTCACGCCACTGCTCGTTTTGGTTGCTATTTTGCGAAAGCTCTTCTCCAAAATCTTCTGCTGCCAATCGCCGAAGAGTGTCGTGGGAGAAGTGGCCGTGGTGAGTTATTTCCCTCAAaagaaatcaaaaacaaaatagtttATTCAAacaaatatgtataaaaatgtttttttgtaCATCTAATTCGACAATATAGTTCGAAAATCGATTACGAAAATCTAATTATAAAAAGTACGATTTATCTATGGAAGTTTAGTCAGTAGTTAAAGGTTTTtcggcaaaaaaaagaaaataaaagcaattaCCTCAACAGCTTTTAATGTggatattaaataaaaatgttgataaataataaaagtctTTAAGGTACTTTAAAAAACAACTTTCTAATGATGATTCAAAGGTGAAATATATTAACATAAttctcaaataaaaaatatgttgaataattttttgaatcaTCTTAAGCAAGGTTAATGGACTGGgtataaaatgcaaaaaataagTAGCGTAAAATGTCCCACGCGAAAACTGGATCAATGCACTCAGGTAAACACGTTCAAAAAGAACATTTCTCCAAAAGGTTCGTGCGAGTGATACGTATAACTCATGGATTTTAATTTCCTTATGGATTATAATTTATACagaattaaattgcaaaaccGGATTTTTTACACCGACCAGTTCTAACGATTATTTCAATATAATTATATGTTTATGCTTAGGTTACAGGTGGTGGTCATGGTCTGGGAAGAGCTATTTCCCTGGAGCTGGCCAAGAAGGGGTGCAACGTAGCTGTAGTAGACATAAATCTGTCCGGAGCCGAGGCCACAGTAAAGCAGATCCAGGAAACCCATAAAGTCCGCGCCAAGGCCTACAAGGTAAAATGATATACGCAGAAGTATATTGAGTTAATATATTCTAAtggtttcaatttttttaaatagggAAATGTCACTTCTTATGAAGAAATTGTTGAGCTAAACACTCAAGTGGTTCGCGATCTGGGACCGGTTACGGTACTAGTTAATAATGCAGGTGTATTGCTGCTGCGTAAACCATTGGACCCTGACCCCTCAGATGTCCAGCTGATGATGGATGTAAATCTTACGTCGCATTTTTGGGTAAGTTGCAAGATATTGTAAGAATcttaacttttttattattaaataagcTACAAGTTCAACAAGTATCTGATTAACTttaaatttacatttatttgagTCTTGGTTGAGCATTCTATGTTTTTTTAACAATCATTATTAAAATCCTAAATTAAAATCGTAATCAAATATTATTAATCCCAGACCAAAGCTGTTTTCCTGCCAAAAATGAAGGAGCTACGACGGGGCTTCATAGTAACTATTGCATCATTAGCAGGTGAGCTACATCTCCTTAAAGATTTCGAATTCCtaactatttttaataaattactaGCCGTTTTCCCATTGGCCTATAATTCCGCATACACATCCAGCAAGGCTGGAGTTATGGCTCATATGAGGGCGCTACGCTTGGAATTGGCACTGGAGAAACAAAAGAACATCAAGGTGACTACCGTGTTTCCCACATTTCTGCGCACCAATGACGAGGTTAAGGAGCTGAGCACAAATATGGGAGTGCAAACTTTTTATCCTTTGCTCAGCGGTGAGGAGGTAGCTCGACGGGTTGTCTCCGGGATGCTGCGGGGCGAGCTGGAGATTCATCTGCCGGCGCTGACCGTTATCATGTATAGATTGCTGTTGGTCCTGCCCGTTGATTGGCAGGATTTTATAGTTCGGATTATTGGGTGTCGTTTGTTTAATTCTTTCCGCGAGATACAATGTTgaggaaaatttaaaaatttcggATTTTgggataataaaaattaagttacTACTTTAAGGCTTACAGGTGCCTTGTTATACATAAGTGGGGGAAAGAGAGGATAACGCTTAAGTGCGTTCAATTAAAATCCGATTAAAGATACTTTGGCGGCCGGCTGGTCAGGACACTCAGCCACAGGCTATGAACTTTTGTCTGTCTTGTCAACGGACTCGGTTCATgtgtttttcatttaatttctgcCAGCAATGGCTTTAATTTTACTGGTCGGAGTGTCCGGTCGGGTGTCCGGATCTCCACTGCTTCGATGTCTGCTTTTGTCAGCTGGCAGGGAGCTGGCAGGCAAAAGTGGGCGGTGGAATTGCAGCGACATGCAATCAACTTGTCAGCAGATACAGCCTCTTCTCCACCTCGTCCATCCTGAATCTCATTATGCAACTTTTATGGGGTCATTGGAGCTGcgtgatttatatattttgcaaaattaaaaaaaatttaagcaTCGCTTTTAAAAATTCATGTCTCTGTGCATTTGCTTTCGACTCGCTTTTACCCTTCTTGACTTTCGGGTGAAAATTGTTTCGACTGACTTCAAGGCATTTGTCCCCATTCGTTATAATATTCAGGGTTTCGAGTGCATTTTTGGCCAGAGTGCATATGGCGTATGCGAAAGAAATACACCAACGTTTTTGCTGCCTCAAACGAAATTGTTGTCTAATAGGGTCGAGTGAGGGCCATTAAAAGAGAGTGGCTCAGGGAAACTATTTCGGTTAAAATGATTTCTTGCTGAAAGGGAAAGAAAGATTGTATATGCATGGTTTTGTTCACCATGACAGTTTCGCTGGCGTTTTTGCTTTCTTCCTTTATCTTTATGCTGGTGAAATTAATGCAACGCATTAAGAGAAATATTGCAACTAGCGGCAGAGGACTTCttcatttttcttatttttttatttttgcagtGCGAGCTTTTCACAGACATACACAGAATTTCTTGCATATTTTCACGTTCTGCTCTGCACGcgcttttccttctttttttttttttgttttcatctTCCTGGCGCTTTTTTCATACCCTTTCAGAAGATATAACTATACAGAAGAAATTGTGAATATGATACCTACACTTAAGCTATTAGAGTTGAGAGTAGAGACATGATAACTTATCACCTTTTAAACATGAAGAATTGGTTTAAATTAGTGAAGAATAATGCCTTTTTATGTCTAATGCTGTAGCTGATCTTTAAAccattttatcttttattttaagtGGGTTTTAGCCAAGATTATACAATATACTGTTCTGTATGATCTTTAAGTTTTGGAATACCTTTCGTTGACAAATCCCaactataaattatttttaaaaaatatgtatgtataatatataataaccTTCGTCCTCGACCGAAATGtatctttcctttcttattttatttatgctaTCACAGCAACCTGAAATACTTTAGCCACACTCGCACACAAAGATAAAGTCGTATAAGGACGGTTGCCATGGCGACTGCATTTTCTTTCTGCTGCATCTGCTTTTTCTTTCAGAGTTCAGCCAGGACATCATGGGCTGCATGCATGAAAATTTTTagtaaaattaagaaaaatataaaaagacaGGAGCGGCCGGCAAAAGAAACGCTTtaggaaaatgaaaaaataatgcTGCGAAATGCAAAAATAACATTCAGGCTGAGCGAACTGGTTATGTGAACAGAGGCTGAGGAACTGCAGGACATGTGAAAATATTATGTCAGCACATCGAGACGTTTCTGTGGGAACGAAAGCCATAATCAAATAACTAGGGAGCTGCCCTGGGGGATTTAGGGGAAGAGAGTCAAGCTGAGTGCCTCGCCCTGTTGTGATTCTCCAATTAAAAAGCCGTTAATGATGCGTGGCCCAAAAACACGACCAGTGCAACCCCAAGGCCCAGACGTGTCGCTCGAAACGCCTCAATGGCGGCCTGATTGAAAACTCAAATGTATGCGATCCGCCCCCGATGTTCGGTGCTCGGGTTTATTGTTTGTCTTTGACACTGACGTACACTTTTTAATTTCGATGGGTTGTCTGCGAACAAACGAGGCATTTCCGGGCCCGATTAACGCCATTCAATTGGGATCTGCGACATGGGAACTCTGCTCCTGACTTGATCCTAATTATGAGCTGCCAGAGAAATGCGTGGGAATTCCATTCAGCACTTTCAGTTCTCTTCGTTGCGACAGCCTGCAGCTCCACCTGTAGTCCATTTTTTCAATATGAATTTACATTTAACTGGAATTCGAAATGGTTAAACGATAGCTTTGGCCACCGAGATGTCATGTTATTTACTTGCACTGGAAATCCGGCGAAAT
This window contains:
- the LOC6501050 gene encoding estradiol 17-beta-dehydrogenase 11 encodes the protein MSEAVRDALVKLQAQLALIGLVALTPLLVLVAILRKLFSKIFCCQSPKSVVGEVAVVTGGGHGLGRAISLELAKKGCNVAVVDINLSGAEATVKQIQETHKVRAKAYKGNVTSYEEIVELNTQVVRDLGPVTVLVNNAGVLLLRKPLDPDPSDVQLMMDVNLTSHFWTKAVFLPKMKELRRGFIVTIASLAAVFPLAYNSAYTSSKAGVMAHMRALRLELALEKQKNIKVTTVFPTFLRTNDEVKELSTNMGVQTFYPLLSGEEVARRVVSGMLRGELEIHLPALTVIMYRLLLVLPVDWQDFIVRIIGCRLFNSFREIQC
- the LOC6499515 gene encoding uncharacterized protein LOC6499515 gives rise to the protein MERTEEQRPVQMQLEMARVTADAGQPAGNFEDLMTLTNNSERLIDSVNSNLDALNGALDRLEERTERVLLELRRIIDSEAQEHHEGCGDHNRSP